Within Sorangiineae bacterium MSr11367, the genomic segment TACGCCGCCATGCTCGGCTTCCGCTTTCGCGAAACGATGCGCGGTACGTACCACTTGCTCGACACGCCACTCGACGAGCGCGCCATGGAGTTCACCCTGGTGGCCCGCACCAAAGGCTTCCGCCGCTTTTTGCGCGAGCAGGTCGCGGAGATCGAGGGCGAGGTCACCCTGGAGGGCCTGGCCACCAACCAGCCGCTCTCGGGCACGCTTTCGTTCAAGCTTCAAGAGAAGCGCCTGCCGTACGGCTTCTCCTTCAAGGACGACAAGGGCAAGGTCCGCCGCGTGCGCGGCCAGAAGGACTTCTCGCTCATCTACCTGGCGGACTCCATCTCCACGTTGCCTCTCAGCATTTATGACGAGGCGGATCGCGAGGTGGGGCGCGGCTTGGTTCGCTTCGATCTGCGCGGCGACACGGGCAAACTCTTGCGCTCGTTTCGACTCAGGCTCGCGCTATGATGCGCCGGACGATGGATCGACTCACCGCAGATAGCAGTGTGCTCGTGGTGGTGGACGTTCAAGAGCGTCTGGCCGCGGCGATGCCCGAGGACACCATGGCGCGGCTGGTTCAGAACGCCGGAATCCTGCTGGAGGCCGCGTCGCGTCTGCGCATCCCGGTGCTCGTGAGCGAGCAATACAAAAAGGGTCTCGGTCCCACCGTCAGCCCCCTTCGGGAGCGGCTCGAGGGCATGGGCGTTGCGCCCATCGAGAAGATCGATTTCGACGCATGTGCGGAACCCGCGTTCGCGCGGGCGCTCACCGGCACCCATGCCCGTCAGGCCGTGGTGCTCGGGATGGAAGCACACATCTGCGTGTTCCAGACCGCGCGCGAGCTCTCGCGCCGGGGCTACACGACCTACGTCGTCGAGGATGCCGTCGCCTCACGCCGCGAAGAGAACCGGACCGCGGGCCTGTCGCTGATCGCCCGGGCCGGCGCCATCCCGACCGTCACCGAGGCGGTGGCGTTCGATTGGCTCGGCCGCGCCGGCAGCGAAGACTTCAAGGCCATCTCGCGCCTGGTGAAATAAGAAGAGAGATTCACAGGAAGACGGGAAGACGGGAAGGACGGACGGCAGGGACGTCGCGGAACGCTTTTTGTGGGTTTTCAATTCGCCCCGGTAGGCTCATTGAAATCCCAAAAAAATCTCTCCGATCTTCCCGTCTTCCCGTCTTCCTGTGATCTCCTCCGGATGAGGAACATTTTGTCCCGCTGCGATGTCATGCTGGCAAGATGGCAGAAATGCAGGGGCCGGAAGCGAGCGAAACCTCCACCTCCGTGGTGACGACAGACGGGGACATCACGGTGCTGGTCGTCGACGACGAGCGCTCCAACGTGGAGTCGTTGCAGAAGATTTTCGTGCGCGAGAACATGCGCGTCCTCTCGGCCTGCGACGCGAAGCAGGCGCTCGAGCAGGTCCGCTCGCACCGCATCAACGTGATGCTGACCGATCTGATGATGCCGGGCACGACAGGTCTGGAGCTTCTGCGGGCGGTGAAGCAGGTCACCCCGGAGATCGAGGTGGTGCTCATGACCGCGTACGGCTCGGTGGAGGCCGCCGTCAGCGCCATGCGGGAGGGCGCGTACGACTTCGTCGAGAAGCCGCTCAAGCGGCTCACCATCGTCAAGAGTGTGCGCAAGGCGGCGGAGAAGCAAAAGCTCGTCCTGGAGAATCGCTCGCTCAAGAACGAGATCAAACGCCTCACCACCCGCGAAATCGTGGGAAGCTCGCCCACGTTGCGCCGCGTGATCGACGTGGCCACGCAGGCCGCACCGAGCATGGCCACGGTGCTCGTCCTGGGCGAGAGCGGCACGGGCAAAGAGTTGCTCGCGCGCTACATCCACGACCGCAGCGCCCGCGCCAAGCGTCCGTTCGTGGCGGTCAACTGCGCGGCCATCCCGGAGACCATCCTGGAGAGCGAACTTTTCGGCCACGAGCGCGGCGCCTTCACCGGGGCGACCGGCAAGAAGGAAGGGCGTTTCGCCAAAGCGGCAGGGGGCACGCTTTTTCTCGATGAAATCGGCGAACTGTCGCCCCAGGTGCAGGTGAAGCTGCTGCGCGTGCTTCAAGAAGGGGAGTTCGAGCCCCTCGGCGGAGATACCGAGAAGTCCGACGTGCGCATCGTCGCCGCCACGAACCGCGACCTGCTCGCCGAGGTGCAGGCGGGGCGATTTCGCGAGGATCTGTACTACCGCCTCAATGTCATCGCCATCACGGCGCCACCGCTGCGGGCGCGGCGGGAGGACATCGCGCTGCTCGTGGATCACTTCCTCGGGCTCTACGCGGCCAAGAATGGCAAGGCGCGGCTCACCGTGTCGCGGATCGCGCTGGACAAGCTGCTCGACTACCACTGGCCGGGCAACGTGCGCGAGCTGGAGAACGTCGTCGAGCGAGCGGTCGTCCTTTCGCGGAGCGACACCTTGACGGAGCACGATCTCCCCGACGCCATCGCGCATGCCGCGCCGCCCACGCCCACCGCCCTGACGTTTCCCATCGGCACGCCGCTCGAGGAAATCGAGCTGCGGGTCATCAAGGAGACGTTGCGTCATACGAAGGGCGACAAGTCCGTCGCCGCTCAATTGTTGGGGATTTCGACCCGCACCATCTACCGGAAACTCGACGGCGTCCCGGAAGCAGCCGAGGGGTAGCGTTCTCATTGACACTTTGTCGCGCCTCCGGCGCTCAACCCGCTGCCGGCGCCAAGGTGTCGAACGGCCGCGATGCCGGCCAGGGAAATATTGCGTGAAACCCCCCGTTCATGGGATGGCATGGCACTCGCTAGGCGTCTCTTTGGCGGAGTCTCACGAATGGCGGTCGACCAGGTTCTCAAGCGTAATTTTTGGGCAGTGATCCTCGTACTCACTGCGGTTGCGGCCTTTTTCGGCGCGAGCGGGGTTACGCAGATCATCGGCATCGGGCTCGCGGCGGACGAGAAGCAGCTCTCGACGCCGCCGCTGGCGGCCAAGAGTCCGGCTCTCGTTGCCAGTGCGGCAGGCGGGCACTCGACCAACGCGGATCCCATCCTTTCACGCAACCCGTTCGATTCGGTGACGGGGCCGCTCAACAAGGTGGCCACCACCGAAGAGGGGCCAGCCCCGGGACCGGATCTGAGCGATCCCTATTCGGCGCCGGCCTGCGACGGTGTGAAGGTTCTGATCATCGCAGCGTCGTCCGACGAGAGGTGGTCCTTCGCGGCGCTTAGCTCGGGCAGCGACAACGCACCGTCGCAATTGCGCCGGAGCGGCAACGACTTCAACGGGAAGACCGTGGAATTCGTCGGTTGGGACCGCGTCTGGCTGACCAGCGGCGGCACGCGCTGCCAGGCGCAACTCTTCAAGGGCGACGAGCCGGCCAAGCCGCCGCCGCCTCCCCCCGCGCCCTCCGCCCCCGTACGCGGCGGAGCACCGTCCGTCAGCCCGGACATCGCGAAGGGCATTCAAAAACTCAGCGCGACGGAGTTCAACATCGACCGCGGCGTGGTCGATAAGATTCTCGAGAATCAGGCGGAACTGATGCGCCAAGCGCGCATCGTGCCCGTGCAGGAAAACGGCAAGGTCGTGGGCATCAACCTCTTTGGCGTGCGGCCCGACACGCTCCTCGGCCAGCTCGGAATGGAGAATGGCGACCGTCTCCAGAAGATCAACGGCTTCGACATGGCGAGCCCCGAAAAGGCTCTCGAGGCGTACGCGCGCCTTCGCATGGCCGACCACTTGACCGTGAGCATCAACCGCCGCGGCCAGGATGTGAATCTCGATTACAACATCAAATAGTCCGAGAGTATTTTCGTAGTTTTGCAGTGCGCTCGTGGGATTGGACCGGAGTTGGATATGAATGTCACCGAAACCGAGAACGATGGCCTGATGCGAAAAACGGTCGTGACCGTGGTCACGATGTTGGGAGGTGCCGTCATGATTCTCGGGACGGCGAGCCTCATCGCACTCTTCATCACGAAGACGGCGGTGGGCAGTAGCCCCACGGCGCAAGCCACGCCCGCGGCGCAAGCGGCTGCAGGCGATGGGAAAGTTGGTTCCGCAGGGGCAGCCGGTGTACTTCGGAAGCCCCAAAAAGCCCCCAGTGCGGGTAACGAGATCTGAAATTCCATCGAGATGAGAAAAAGACTTTCCCTCCTTGCGGCGGTATCCCTAGGTACGCTCGTTTCGGGCGCGGTTCGTGACGTCCGCGGTCAAACTCCGCCTACGCCCCCAAACAGAGCGCAGCCTCCAGCGGCCACCGCGGCGACGCCTCCGGCCGCACCCGCAACACCCGCAGCTCCAGGTGCGGGCCGGCCGGCGCTCCCCACGCCGCCCGCTGCAGGTGCCAAGGGAAAGCCGACCGAATCGCCGGCCGGCAAGGCCCAGGGCGATACGGACAAGCTTCCGCAATTCGACTCGGCGATGGAGTTCGAGCCGCGGAGCCCCAACTACCGCGTGGCCTTCTCGCTGGAAGATGCCGACCTGCCGGAGCTCGTGCGTGTCATCGGACAGCTCACGGGCAAGCGCTTCATCTTCGGCGGCAAGGTGCGCAACATCAAGGCGAGCGTCTACTCGCCGCAAAAAGTCACCGTGGCCGAGGCGTATCAGGCGTTCCTCTCCATCTTGGAGACCAATGGCCTCACCGTCATTCCGCACGGCCGCTTTCTGAAGATCGTCGAGACGGCGGGCATCGCGTCGCAGTCCACGCCCACCGTCGGCCCGCAGCAGGGCGCCCCGGTCGAGGATCGCTACGTCACGCGCATGCACCGCCTGCGCAACGTGAACGCCGACGAGGTGGCGAACCTGCTCGGCAAGTTCAAGAGCAAGGACGCGGACGTCTCCTCGTACAGCGCCGGCAACATGCTCATCCTCACGGATACGGGGACGAACATTCGCCGCATGATGTCCATCGTCGAGGAGATCGACGTCGGCGGCGCCGGCGACCAGATCTGGATGGAGACCATCAATTACGCGTCCGCGGCGGACATCGCCCAGCGCGTGAACGAGCTGTTCGACATCAAGAGCGGCTCGTCGTCGTCTCCACCGCCATCGGGCCCGCGCGGCGGACCACCCGCGGCGGCGGCCAGCAGTGGCGGCAGCGGTGCGGGAGGGGGGGATCTCCACATCTCGAAGATCCTTCCGGACGAGCGCACGAACAAGATCATCATCGTCGCCACCGAGAAGGCGTACCTGCGCATCCTCGAGATCATCAAGAAGATGGACGTGCCGCAGACGACGGAGGGCGAAATCCACGTCCTTCCGCTGCAGCACGCCGACGCCGTCGAGCTCACCAAGACGCTGAACGAGATCATCACCGGCACCGGCGGCAGCTCCGGAGGCGGGGGCGGCGGCCAAGGCGGTCGTGGGCAACAGCAGGGCGGCGGCGGCGGCGGTGGTGGGGCGCAGCAGCAAGGCATTTTCGAAGGTGGTGTCAAAGTCAGCGCCGACAAGGCCACCAACTCGATCGTCGTCACCTCGTCGATGCGCGACTACGCGTCGCTCCGTGCGGTGGTCGACAGGCTCGACCTTCCGCGTCGCTCCGTGTTCATCGAGGCCGTCATTCTCGACCTCTCGATCACGCGCTCCAACCAGCTCGGGTTCAACTTCCACGGTGGCGACACCTTCGGCGAGAACAGCGACGGCCTCATTTACGGCGGCTTGAATCCCATCAAGTCGATCGGCCTGCCCACGGCGAGCCCCGAATTGCTCCAGGGCCTCGCGCTCGGCGTTCGTGGACCGGCGATCCCCGGCTCGGAAAACCTGCTCGGTACCGGCATTACGATTCCGTCGTTCGGTCTCGTCGTCCAAGCGCTCGCGACGTCGACGGACACCGACGTCCTCTCGACGCCGCACATCCTGGCGACGGACAACCAGAAGGCAATCATCAACATCGGTGAGAACATCCCGCTCCAGCAAAACCTGAGCCTCCCGTCGTTCCCCGGCGTGGGTACGGGTGCGCAGTCGCAGGCCGGTGCACTCGGCGCGTTGGGCGGTTTGGGCGGCTTCGGCGGCTTCGGTGGAACGGGCGCTCGTCAGGACGTCGGCACCAAGCTCACCATCACGCCGCACCTGAACGACTCGAACGAGGTGCGTCTCGAGCTGAACGAGGAAATCAGCGAGGCGAAGTCCGCCGTCGGTACCGCCGGCGTCGTTCCCATCACCAAGCGCAATGCCGAGACCATGCT encodes:
- a CDS encoding isochorismatase family protein, coding for MDRLTADSSVLVVVDVQERLAAAMPEDTMARLVQNAGILLEAASRLRIPVLVSEQYKKGLGPTVSPLRERLEGMGVAPIEKIDFDACAEPAFARALTGTHARQAVVLGMEAHICVFQTARELSRRGYTTYVVEDAVASRREENRTAGLSLIARAGAIPTVTEAVAFDWLGRAGSEDFKAISRLVK
- a CDS encoding sigma-54 dependent transcriptional regulator, with amino-acid sequence MQGPEASETSTSVVTTDGDITVLVVDDERSNVESLQKIFVRENMRVLSACDAKQALEQVRSHRINVMLTDLMMPGTTGLELLRAVKQVTPEIEVVLMTAYGSVEAAVSAMREGAYDFVEKPLKRLTIVKSVRKAAEKQKLVLENRSLKNEIKRLTTREIVGSSPTLRRVIDVATQAAPSMATVLVLGESGTGKELLARYIHDRSARAKRPFVAVNCAAIPETILESELFGHERGAFTGATGKKEGRFAKAAGGTLFLDEIGELSPQVQVKLLRVLQEGEFEPLGGDTEKSDVRIVAATNRDLLAEVQAGRFREDLYYRLNVIAITAPPLRARREDIALLVDHFLGLYAAKNGKARLTVSRIALDKLLDYHWPGNVRELENVVERAVVLSRSDTLTEHDLPDAIAHAAPPTPTALTFPIGTPLEEIELRVIKETLRHTKGDKSVAAQLLGISTRTIYRKLDGVPEAAEG
- a CDS encoding general secretion pathway protein GspC, with product MILVLTAVAAFFGASGVTQIIGIGLAADEKQLSTPPLAAKSPALVASAAGGHSTNADPILSRNPFDSVTGPLNKVATTEEGPAPGPDLSDPYSAPACDGVKVLIIAASSDERWSFAALSSGSDNAPSQLRRSGNDFNGKTVEFVGWDRVWLTSGGTRCQAQLFKGDEPAKPPPPPPAPSAPVRGGAPSVSPDIAKGIQKLSATEFNIDRGVVDKILENQAELMRQARIVPVQENGKVVGINLFGVRPDTLLGQLGMENGDRLQKINGFDMASPEKALEAYARLRMADHLTVSINRRGQDVNLDYNIK
- the gspD gene encoding type II secretion system secretin GspD, whose translation is MRKRLSLLAAVSLGTLVSGAVRDVRGQTPPTPPNRAQPPAATAATPPAAPATPAAPGAGRPALPTPPAAGAKGKPTESPAGKAQGDTDKLPQFDSAMEFEPRSPNYRVAFSLEDADLPELVRVIGQLTGKRFIFGGKVRNIKASVYSPQKVTVAEAYQAFLSILETNGLTVIPHGRFLKIVETAGIASQSTPTVGPQQGAPVEDRYVTRMHRLRNVNADEVANLLGKFKSKDADVSSYSAGNMLILTDTGTNIRRMMSIVEEIDVGGAGDQIWMETINYASAADIAQRVNELFDIKSGSSSSPPPSGPRGGPPAAAASSGGSGAGGGDLHISKILPDERTNKIIIVATEKAYLRILEIIKKMDVPQTTEGEIHVLPLQHADAVELTKTLNEIITGTGGSSGGGGGGQGGRGQQQGGGGGGGGAQQQGIFEGGVKVSADKATNSIVVTSSMRDYASLRAVVDRLDLPRRSVFIEAVILDLSITRSNQLGFNFHGGDTFGENSDGLIYGGLNPIKSIGLPTASPELLQGLALGVRGPAIPGSENLLGTGITIPSFGLVVQALATSTDTDVLSTPHILATDNQKAIINIGENIPLQQNLSLPSFPGVGTGAQSQAGALGALGGLGGFGGFGGTGARQDVGTKLTITPHLNDSNEVRLELNEEISEAKSAVGTAGVVPITKRNAETMLVVQDQQTVVIGGLMRNRLTHSEEKIPVLGDIPVLGALFRSTKNGMEKTNLILIMTPYIIREQADLRTIYERKMEERQQFLDRYFVFSDDSDYQPPKDYSRTNGLVEFIRQSYRGVEERKKLDDLLKPKELITHEPSEPLEMPAAPRSPSVNPGAPAHPTPAPTITPGPVRGAPPPTPSPGVTVTPPTRQINQVER